DNA from Branchiostoma lanceolatum isolate klBraLanc5 chromosome 6, klBraLanc5.hap2, whole genome shotgun sequence:
TCAAAGGGATATACGCGATAAAAACATGACTCTAGTATCATTTGTACTATTGATTTTTAACTTCACTTCAGTTACCTTTTTATCTTAACTTTTGTTTGGTGATCTTGAAGAAAATTTCCAGACACTACCCTACATAACATAACAGGACTGCTGGGTAGTCTCACATCCCCACAAGAATTACTTTtacatacacaaatacaatacaaggagaaagctacaacaaaatgataatTAAGGTTCCGGCTTGGAATTTCAAGTGACTGCCCCCAAAAGTAATCCATGAAATAAGACGCAAATTATAGGTTTTCTCAATGgttttggctccagatttttTGGTTATCACTATAGCAATGTGTAATCTCaatcagtgtttccgccagaggggcgtcttcccgtcaaatgacggccttatgtcactttggacggcctgaactcagacataggccgtcctctttaaaaaaaagacaaactaaatgccgagaaatcgggaaaaaaatacgagaggtcggcataatttctttgtttttctttgttactgcgggcgtggggacgctctatatcgttggacattcactctcttttgtttgttgctatcgttaagcttgcgaagaatcgatgtcggtgcctttggcatacggtgatctcattaaaaacccgtttttcaagactcaatcgaagaaagtcatcgaagaaaacaaggaaaaacgtaaacaaaccaagaatttcgcccgtgcatttcagcctctatgtcgtgatttgccgcgattcgccgcgattcgccatcatttctgaccgtattcgacacaatatatattcctttgaatgtttttccgttAAAATTCTCCAAATGTACCGTGGATAAATCGTttttttcgctatgaattcacatcaTTCGAGtcgcaacctgccccgtcccgggccgtccgccatgtttttaagctcattgatatgcaaggttctaagcgctgattggtccgcgtctttaaatctgtgctctgattggttgacggcaggatgtcacgtgaccacagggcgggaaaaccccttttacacttcaggcgtttctggtcaatatagatcgcattttgtgacgattgaagcagtattatagcgacctccgtaacaaattgattttgaaaaattaacaaagttttttctgatcacaacattcagttacttttcctggtcaattaattttcgcggtacggtcaattaattttcgcggtacggccctccccaagtggacggcctctcagtcgcggtctggcggaaacactgatctcaatcttttatatttcctgaaaagcctgatcttcgtagcgtttaaCGGTTGCGGAGTTTTGGTTGTCCGCGAATACTTCCTGGTATCAGTGGGCGATGACAGTAAGGCCGCATTGTTGCCTGAtgacccgaatcgtgcgttctatgtgcgtattgtattgttttgcggaaaacgtatcctcatgatttttttatatttttcttaattgcacagacagaatgatgacctttattgccGTGTCAGTCATTATCCTGGAAAATACGTCTTTTCCGtgcagcggccttggaagaatgcaaaaaaaacagcagtttttgggtgaaaattgcttACAATTATGGTTTTTACCCACAAAATaatttccacagaaaatgtcaactgaGCTTGTCCGGCAGTGGCAAGGTACCCCTTTCGCCCGGAAAACGATGTCTGGAGGAGCGCTAAGCGTCTTTCTGAGAACTTGTCAAATCGGCcccaaaacgttttaaaaataCCTCAGAACCGAGACCATAAGCGAGAGGCGAGCCCAGCCATACATGCGGCGGATGTCGCACAAGTGGAGGTAAAGGGTCACTTCCTTCAGAgaaattccctacgattggtccaacTGACCAATCCTATCATTACTGTATTGTAAATGTGTCCTCACCAGCAGTTGTACAGGAACCTTGGAGATGTTGGACAGACTCAGGTCCAGCTCATTGCCCTCCAGACGGTCCTTCAGCTCCTTCAGGGTCCACTTCGTCTCACCTTTACCTGATGGAggaaaacacatcaatccttgggaATATAAATACAGAAGGATTTATATGCAGGAAACAATGACTTTTCTACTCCGCATCTGTCTTAAAGTATCTTTCTATGGTAGGGCTGACTTTATAATTATAAAAACGTTAAGTATAGCGTTATCAATACAAATTAGGTTCAGACAAAGAAGAGCAGACAACAACTGGAAAGGGTAAATGGCTTGATGAGCTGTTTCATGGTCATGTATTAGTATCATCATGTAAGCAGTGTATTAGTATATATTGGAGATCAACATTATTTTTTGTGGTTTTCTGTTGCGTCTTCAGCTGTATGATTCTTAATCCACCATaatttttatgcaaatgatttataCGACAAGCAAGATCATAAATTTTGTATTCCTAAGCCAGGCAAGCAAGTGGGAAAATAGTGTACATAAAAACGTTAAAATACGGTGCCGATGATTTGCGGTTTACCACAGCGGTTATCTTATCACACCTTTATCATTTCTGGTTGATATTGCGTCACTGGTTGCAACAACCGTGCAACGTGTCACCATGTGTGGCGTCTTGTTTCCAAGGGTACATAACATCGTTTTACTCATTACCTAAGGCAAGAAAAGCATTCCTGTACTGTTGGTACCATTATTTATGATAACAAATTTATCCCAATGGATTATGCGCGCTGAAATCTGGATGAAAAGTTAGTTATTTACCATTTAAAATGATGAAATGTGAAACTTTACTCACCAGCTGCCATTTTGAAaagttcacctttgaccttcagCTATGACGCATGCGTGTTGCGTAAGTCAGAGGACGTCTGCCTGGTGAGACGACACGAGAAGAAATTATTTGGTGATGGTGAGTTTATTTCTGCTTTCAATTGTATTTTATCGCTATAACTCTGCACAAACATTCCGTAACATGTACCGGTACATAGTATGATGTTGAATACAGTAATTTTACAGTGAACGTGCACTGGTACCCAGTACTAGTGATGTTGCCCTCCCACGTTTTTCGCACGTTGTGTTCATCACGTTGTGTTGACCTCGgcctagagtagagtagagtagagtagagtagagtagagtagagtttcttcggccaggtaggaatcggCTGGTTCCATTTTAGGCCGCTCTCAAACATTTGGCACAACTGTCGTCCTCTGGTTCGAATCCTCCATTTACACTGTGGACTGTGTAACAGAGCTATGTATATCTGTTCTACATGAAGAGTTACTTAGATAAGCACCGAACAAATTATTTATGAAAAATACGAGAtgatgtaacactaacagtcccATGAGCAGACATGGCATTCTATGTTGAACGAATTTTGTGTCCTGGGCCTACAATACTTAAAATATAATATCCTTGATTTTTCTATTGTGAGCCACAAGTTGTCCAGATGTGTTTTACTCACTCTGTTCTTGGCCACACATACCTCATTATAATTAGTAATACAACATGTAACTAGCACGTCAGATCATTGTTCACAGTTCCTACCTCTCCCCATACAGGCAAAGTACCTTGCGCAGGCTATAGTGTTAGGAGCTCAGGTGGTGGGACGAGCCTTCAGCAAAGCCCTGAGACAGGAGTTCCAGAGTAAGTCAGGCAAACATCACCTCTCACTGCCTCCCTGCTATATTACCCTTTCAAGTTTCAAAAAATGAAGATATAACACACTTGATCACATGATGCTTTTACGAAGAAAGAACAAGTTTATATCTATGGTGTTTTAAATTGTATCTTAAGAAGATTCATGAACAGTATCCAATATGAGGCATTCGCCTGTCACATCCAGTGACTTATCTCCTGTTCATGGAAAGAATAGATAATGTTATTCAGATACTTTCCATACTTCTTATGAGTATTCACAATAGTTTGACTTCACCCAAACTCCGGAGCACAATCTTCAGGGGTGCCTAATCATTCATACAAATTCATATAACCCAAATTTTACCcaaacttacccaaattttcgttTGATCAACTCCAATCCATATCTTTATCAAGGActtgatcagttgaaaatttgggtgagtccaaattcttgtgttggaaattgcagtttaacttagATACaggatgacttctaccaacacagatgaacgttCAAATGAAGATGATTATGGTCAGGATTGCTTGAAAACTGTGAGTGTTGGTAGTGTTTAGCaggagctcgaccaaagtaaagtaagtagtGGTAGTAGTGTTTATTGTTCTTTAGTAGAGGGTGTGTAATAAAACGTAGGCTGACTCTACTTTGCGTGTTTCCCTCCAGATGCTCAACAAGCCCAGCGAGCAGCAGGGGGAGGCAGACAGGGCGCCAAGAGGGCAGCCAGCGATAGCATGATGGGAATCTCTGTACAGGTAAGCTGATGATTACTAAGACAAGCCTCTTTCAACATGTCAACATTTAAAGCAGTTTGCAAGGTATTTTTAAGACCATAGATGCAGAGACATGAACATGAATTACAAGTAGAAGGGCCAGAAATTTTGAATTGGGCACTCTGGTAGATTCTACTGTGTGTTTCCTAAGCAGATCAAAATGATCTGAACTGtagtattcatcatcatcagtcaacgTGCTGAAGCACTGTGTTAATCTGTTTTTATTCCCACTACAGGAGGCCAAACAGATACTGGATGTTGACAAACTAGACAAAGAACTTATTGAAAAGGTATGTCGTTAATAATTCCCAACAAAGACACAACAATTTGAGATGTCCTTATCTTTGCAGAACAACAATTACCTTCAAGTTCCCATACTGTAAGTGGTATGAAACCACAACATGTACCAGATCAtaaaacatactgtaattcttctttctttcactgtaactttatgttcactgttttcacggccacctctgtactgtgaacttatcatcaccgtgaaaaacctgttgctattatttatgattccttcacatatccgttctgtaaatcacttgccgccaccatgaagtaaaagttcagtgaaaatgtcaattttcctttcaCCTCAAAATCGTGTTACCGtcaagataaagtgaattacagtaataacTACCAGTTGTTTGAAAAGTGCCCTTTGTCTTAAGTTAGGGGTTTCAGCATtgacatgtattttgtactttgcaGAATTACACACACCTTTTTGATGtgaatgacaagaaaaaagGAGGATCATTCTACTTGCAATCAAAGGTAAGGttcctttttaaaaatcaaGCTGTTTTATTGTATTTACCACCTAGCACATTTCTATTAAgaaaattcatcaaaacaaaacttcatattttgttttgttccactGCAGGTCTACAGAGCAAAGGAAAGACTGGATGAAGAGCTGAGAGAAGCTGATGTCAAATCAACAAAAGAGAAACAGAAAGAAGACTCTGCTTCATGACATTATGGAGAGTATCATAGCCAAAGGGGCCATCAGACAGACGAGGCAGGGAAGTGGAAATGACTGGGGATGTGTTACTTTGTGGGACACTTGATCTACAACTTGGACTGAATAGGATGTTGAGTGTCCTTTACAACAGTTGAATCTTGTGTAAATATTATAATTCAAAGCTCATAATAATGTACAGAACTGTAGATTGTACATGTCCATAGATAGATGCAAGTTTTATTCAACAAattaaatcaacaatttagGTTTCCCCACCCAACCATAACATTGGCAGGTCTCATATTAAGATGCCATAGAGCATTCCAGTTGTCCATTTGGTTGATGTAGTACTGTACTTTGGTTGATCCAGTTGCCAAAGTAATTCAAGCTGGGTTTTGAAAATCAGTTTAAAACCATTCAGCCAGGGAACATCCACTTTGAGTGTATTCTTACCATTAGAAGTCGATGCGCCTGTTAGGTGTTAATGTCCAATACCAGTAAGACCCTCCCCAACAATCATTGTCAGGTGGTAGATTGTGGCATTGATTTAACAGACTGTCACTGTATTTGTGGATGAACTCGTACACAACCTGAATATTGACATAATAGCTAGATATATTACAGATACTATCAGTGTTCATATTATGAGTGTTCAAATTATGTACACTGATGTTTATGAAATATATCTAGGCATTCATATGCTGTCTACAAGAATAAATCATCATTTTATTAAGTTTTTCTCAACATGAATCATTCTTTGGTGGTTCTAAATGCTCTACAAAGCAGACAAGAACATCATGTAGTGACAATAATAGCATATTTATTGTACAAAACTACAACATATGTATACAACATGTGGCACTGCACAGGCATCTAGGTGTGAGTTCTACACataaaatacaaatatatagaCTCTGAGGATTTGGTACAAAACTGGGACCAGCCCAGGACAAATTGTCAATGCACGCCATACAGACATAGATTTCTTACTATAAACGATAACACAGTACTGTGGGCTTCCACACAAAAGAACAGTCCGACTACTGTCCATTTTTTTAACACATGTCCTCAGTTATACATGTTAAAACACTTCAATATAGAATTCACTAGAAACATTTTTGTATACCAGACCACTCTTTGAGTTCCCAGCAGACATATTTCTTGACCAGTGGCTTTGATCTTAGTGATCAAATTAACACCATTCCTGGCTGGTTTCTTAGATTTGTAGACCAGATTCCAAAATTTAACCATCTGAAACATAATGCCCTTCAGTAACTGGCTTGTCAAAATTTGAACCTTGGTTGGAATGTACATTCCATGGCACAGTAAGCATGCTCACTTCAAACTCTACTTTCAGTTGTATTTGACTTGGCAgcttgtactacatgtacatgtatcttatctATAATCGAGGTAGTGTACAACACTCATACAAAATATTTCAGGGTTTTTACATCCTAGAAACATCGTTATGCCAGGGTGTCATCACTTCTGAGGAAATGATTGAAAGATTTTGGCAGAACTGATTTGTGGCAGAAACAGCAAAGATTCAAATTTGTGGCATTGGTCGAGATTGATCTTAAACTTGTGGCCCTACTTTTGTGATCTAGCTGTGCACTACAGCTGACTCATACGAAAATGCAACATGCAAGAAAACAAGCAAAACCTCCCATGTATTACTTATTCTAGCCCACACAAGTTGATTACTTGTGTACTAGATATCCTTTTGACAACAGAAATGATAAAGACCTAACCTATTACACAATCTTTGTAGAGATGACAGCTCAGGAATAGGCACAACACTTCCAGGTGGCAAGCATATGTTGTTAAGTTATTCCATCATAGCTGAAGGACTCTGATGTCTTCCTTTGAAAATAGGCAGTACACAACTGGCAACAGTAGAGGATCACATCTTAACTGCAGTGAGAAGCTGCTAATGTTGGTGACTTCTAGACCTGTGCAAAATAGTGGTCCCGCCACTGACTAACAGA
Protein-coding regions in this window:
- the LOC136436611 gene encoding mitochondrial import inner membrane translocase subunit tim16-like, with amino-acid sequence MAKYLAQAIVLGAQVVGRAFSKALRQEFQNAQQAQRAAGGGRQGAKRAASDSMMGISVQEAKQILDVDKLDKELIEKNYTHLFDVNDKKKGGSFYLQSKVYRAKERLDEELREADVKSTKEKQKEDSAS